The genomic stretch CTGTGTGCTCGTGTGAGTGGCTGCATATGTGGAATATGATAGAAGTTTGCCTGCAGTCAGTGTCCTAGGTCACTTCTTGTCCTGTTGTCCCATGCAGTGTGtcctctgcatttcatttatCTTCTCTTCCCCGTCTCTTCCTGTGCTGTTTCCACAGTCATCATTTTCCATCACTGTCCAGGTTATAAACTCATTGGGCAAGGCAggcatctttttatttctgcatagcATTTAATGCAGTGACCTCAGAGGTGTGACATAAACACTCAGACAGATTAAATAATACTGAAATGCACAGTATAATTGGTGTTGCAGGAATGGGAGATACAGAACTTAGCAGAGAAAGTATTTAACATTGAGCCTTGTCCAGAAGCTCGTTAGAGCAATTACCCCCACAGGGCTAACAAGTGTCTGTTACTTGGACAGAGACTGGGGAGAGGTCATCCCCGAAAGGGACAGCTGGAGCCGGTCCGTGGATTGCTTAGCCCCTGGCCCTCTGTGCTGGTGCAGTCATACAGACATGACATGTGACTTGGAGCTGAAGGCTTAGGGCACGAGAGGTGACAGATGAGCAGACACGGctttctgcagagcaaagaCCCACAGCAAGAAACAGAAGTCCCAtctttgctgtgatttttgcCAAGAGAATAGCTCTGTGTGGTCAAGCTTTGGCTTGTCCCGTGTTGTCATTTGAGAAACATCtgagctgtttctttctttagaaatggACACTAATTCAGACTCATTGTATCCCCTGAAGTCTTCTTGTTAGAAGCCTTCATGTTAGACCTCTGTATAAGGTTAGTTGTCAAACCTCATCCAATAGTTCATTACAGAAAAAGGCTAACAGAGCCACATAATAAAGAGCAAAGACTGTAAGCACCACTCAAGTCTGTCTGACGCATTTGTTAGACACTACTACCAGTGAGATGGGACAGGCTGGATCTTGAGTCTTTGCTTGCACAAGCAGCAAAATGCAGTTGTGTTCCTGAATGTCTTAGTAATTCCTTTCTCTGTGGTAATAAAATACcagcatcttctttttttttttctggctgtttATTGtatcttacttttaaaaaaattctctcccACATATTAATTTGTCTCACCCTTTTATCTTCCCACATGTTGCCAGCTGGTTCTtcctgtttgcctttttttaaaatccatttaaaggttctttatttagcattttctcTGGGAATTGTTTTCCTCTACCAGAAGGGTGTGTCAAGTCCAGCAGAGCCttgctttcaaaattacaaCTTCAGTATTATTTGGGAAAACTTGATCTTGATCTTATCCTGTTACTGCATATTCATAATAACTCAAAGGTGTTGTGTATTGTATTATTATATTACATTATATTATATTAGCACACACCTACGTTAATGAAAACTCGATTTTCACTCAGAAGTCTCTTTCAATATAAGATTGTCAGTCAGACTGCCTTGAAACCCCTTCCCTGCACTCTGTCCAGCCTCCCTGAATGTTTCTTTCCTCATCACCTTCTACTTCATGTCTTAGCTTATGCTTCCTCCTCCAGTAGCAAATGTCCCTTTCCACAGCATCAGCTGGTCCCTTTCCTccatcctcctgcagctgcccctCCATCCTACAGCCACTGAattcagcagcagtgcagcagaTGGGAacattgcttatttttctttttctttgtaatgaTTGCTTTGTGGATATAGATCAAAGATGGATTTCTAACCAACATTGTACAATAACTCTATCTGCTTAACaatttttaattgttaatttacttgtagaaattatttctcagGTTCGAGGCTGTGTCAGTAGTAGCAAAGTTTTATTAGAGACAAGCTTTGGTAGTTGTTAGACAACTGACCACAAAACAGTTTAGCCCAAGTGAAGACAAGGGATCGGATCAAAGCAGCATCAGAGGATGAAGACAGCAGGCAGCGTGGGTGGCAGGAAGGCAGCCATTCTGCAAAGATGCTTCCGACTGGTACTATAAGCAGAACTGAGAACTGTCAGGTcatttttgccttgctttttccAAATGGTTTGCTCTTCAAGAGACCTCCTCAGGGGGATGTgcagtggggctggcagggaagcTCTGTTGTCTGCAGTGACCTGCCAAGGGAGAGCAGGGAGTATTGCTTTGTCAGGGGTTTTGTCTGCATACCATGCCTTTGTCTTGCATCCCCCTTGCTCTTGTACTGAcgtttcttttccctcttctccctaGCTTGCTTAATTTTATATACTTGTTGAAAGACTCGTGACTGATTCCCCCTCCCAGTTCCTCATTTTCATGTTGTGCTGAAAGTCTTATAAACACATTTACTACTAGTAACCCCCCCAGTGTCAAACATATTTTCTATGCATAAGTTTATAAATGCCCTATAGCTGCATCCCTTGCCACTGCTTTCTACCATAGCCCAATTAATCCCCTTACTCTACCACCTAGAAAAGCCTGGAGatgtctcctcctcctctcccccaggtACATAGCAGGACTAAAGAAGCAGCTCACAGTCACACTCACAGGCTTCTAGAGGACACCTCACCTTACACATCCTCACCGAGAGCGCACAGGCTTAGGGCAGGCATGGCTGACACAGGCTGGCTTTAAGCCCACCGCCTCTTCCAGCTGATGTTGCAGGGGCTCCTCTTCCCACTGGCCCTCTGTGGAAAGGAGACAGCTCTGGTAACCAAAGTCCCCGACATTCACGCCCTGGAGATCTGCCCCGTGACTTGGAGCATTGGCTTTAGCTGTGTCTCTTCAGTCACTATTGGCCACTTCCCCTTCGAACCACGAGGGTCATAAGAACAACAATTAGCACATCCTCCATCCCGCCTGTCTGTTGACAGCTATTGCTTTTCCATCTCGACACGCTCAGGATTACCAGAGGCTCTGAGACAAGCTCTGACAGGGTCATTTCATCAATTGCAACTGGCGATTTGGaacaaaacctgatttttcaTGTAACTAATTTAGGACTGGAGAGTCCAGGAGAGCCCACCTCAGGGCACCACCATTAAAATACCTCTTTTTCCAAACTaatggagcaggtgggtgctcAGGCTGGTTATGTGTGTATGCAGCCATTTATGAGATTAACAGCATGGCTCACTGTTTCAAAATCTCAGTCAatgggaggcagggaagagccAACTGCTTTGCATACAAATTAAATTTCccaaaactttaattaaaattgttgtgtgaaactgaaaatgtttagaTAATTTATTGTTTCAGTTAATTTAACTGCCAGTCCCTAATCCTGTCTAGCTGTGGCAAAGCCTATAAAGCTCAGTTAAATGACAGTGTTAATAAAAAACCTTGCCCAGCTCACAGTGAAACCGCCCTTCAACAAGCTGTGATGCTGCACCTTGCTCAGGTGGCTCAGACAGCTCTGGGGGCCTCTCCCAGCCGCCTTCACTGGCCCAAGTTAGAGGAATGGTCTCTGGCTTGCACTCTGGACATTCATCAGAGCCAAATCCTCAAATGCCTTGTGGTTTGCTGAGAGGCCCTGTCTGGTAACAGGTCAGTACTGGTTCCTCACCACAGTGTTGCTTTTACCATTTGTATCACAAATTTTCGTATCCCTGTGAGTCAAAGCATAGAGATTTTACAGTGCCCGGGTCTGTCTGTAGTCTGCGTACATGATGTCGTGCTGTCCCCCCTCCAGCAGGCAGTGGTAGGTCTGAATCTCCTGCTCCAAACGGCATTTGACATCCAGGAGGGTCTTGTATTCCTGGTTCTGGCACTCCATTTCTGCTCGTATTTCAGCCAGGCGCTGCTCCACGCAGGAGATCTGATTCTGTAGCTCAGCCAGGTATTTGTTGTAGCGACATTCAGTTTCCGCCAAAGAGGATTCcaggttttctttctgagaaTGGAAATAACATAAAGGTACCTGGGTATGCTGCAAGCTTAGCCCATCTGGTTACAGGTATGACTCTGGTCATGTAGCTTTCTAAAGAGAGCTGGGGAGTCTGAGATGTGAATCATAGTGGTATCACCTACCATGGTGAGCTGGGCTTGTACATTGATTTCCAAGGCCTGCAGCTGACGTCTCAGCTCAGTGACCTGTTTGTTGCTTGACTCGATCTCCTGGCTGCTTGTGATGACCTCCAGATTCACCTCCTCCACCTGCAAAGTTAGAAAAGAGCAGCCCTTTCCTCACCTCCCCAAAGCATTGCATTGTGGCAGGGGCTTCACTACACTGCTTGTGCAAGCCCTGCAGTGCACTCGAGTATTTCCAAATCTGAAGCCCCCCCATTTATTCCATTGTGACCCTGTAACACCATGCAGTGGCCCGTCTGCCATGAACAGAAGAACACTGAAATTGGGCAGTACAATTAGATGCTGAGCACATCTGTGACACAATTGCTGATATTAAGACATCTCCAGTAAATGTTCTTAATctctcatttttccctttccccccaaCAGGCAGAGTAGGGTACAGCTCTGCATGTATATAGTACCTTGCAGGCATACCACTGCTCAGTCTCTTTGCGGTTGCGCTCCATCAGCGTTTCGTACTGGCACCTCAGATCCTCCAGGATCTTCCTCAGGTCTGGGCCAGGACAGGCATTGACCTCCACGCTCACATCTCCGGTCGCCTGTTTCCTCAGACAGTTCATTTCCTGCAGAGAATACGCGCACCATATCAGTAATGCTGACGCTTGGGGGGacttcccttcttctttcttcttaattCTCTAAGAGTAAGGGGCAATCTAACCTCCTCATGGTTCGTCTTGAGACAACACATCTCTTCAGTCAAAGCCTCACACTGTAGCTGCAGGTCAGTCTTGCAGCTGGCCAGCTGATCCAGGACCGGGCGTAAGTTGCAAATGTCTGTATCTACATTTTGCCGGAGACCACATTCAGTCTCGTACCTTAAGCCACAGCCAACAAAGAAAGGTCAGCATGTCAGTAAACCATGGCAAGCCTTTGAGTTGagtttgtggggaaaaaatttaGGATCAAGTTCTTTCACTTCAGGCACACAATGCTATGAGCGTTGTCAATGGTATCCATGTCTTTCACAGAGATCTGCATTTTAATACGGCAGCATGACAAGCAAAGGGTTAGGATTTCCCCATCACTACTGCTCGCCTACCCTTCCACGAGCAGTGTGAACCCCTCAGTCCAGCACAGGACCGTACTCACTTCACTCGGAAGTCATCAGCAGTCATCCTGTTGTTATCAATATTCAGAAGGATTTTGTTAGTCTCCATGGCTGCACACagaatctggaaaagaaaacgCAGAAGAGAGATTCGGGCTTGCAGCTTCCTCTGACTCCAGAAGGGCCTGGAGGAAACACCTACCCGGGGTAATGCAACCCACTTATTTTATAATGATTCCATACATTGGGATTGTTAATCAGTTAGATGGCATTACAGTGGGGAAACCTGCGTGCCAGCTTGTTGGAGCAGGCTTTGCTGAAACTTCAGCTCTCTGTAAATGCAGCGTTCTCCTCCCTCAAACTGTCCATTTCATATAAAGTATTTCTTCATCTGCACCTCCAGAGACATAGCTGTTGCCTCTGCCATTTGACACTGGTCTATCCGCATGTGAAAGCAAAGCCCAAAGAAATACTTAGgattttcttgaaaaacaattatttacCTGGTTTTGAAGGTCTTCGATTTCCTTATGAAAACAGCTGTAGTCCCGTGGTTCGCAGCTGGGCCCTACCTTGGCATACCACTCCCTGATCTTGCACTCAAGGTCGGCATTGTCTCCCTCCAGGAGTCGCACCTTGTCCAAATAGGAGGCCAAGCGGTCATTGAGGTTCTGCATCGTTGCCTTTTCATTATTAGCGAATAAGATCCCATCACCGCAACCAGCGCTGGCCCTGGTGAAACCACCACCAACGCTTCGAGTGCAGATGCCTCCACTGCTGAATCCAAGGGTAGAACAAGCCCTCTGGGTAGCTCCAAAGCTCCCACCAGTAGCACTGCCGGCATTCAGCTGCTTCCCAAGTAATCCCTCGCTTAAACTGCCACCAGAAAAATTGCCAACCACACCACCTAAGTCATAGGCAGCATGTCTTCctgaggaggcagaggagaccTTTCTTCCACtaccagctgcagagctgcccgCACTGCTTCTGCCTTGGGAACAGGCAGTAACGACCTGCCTGACAGCACAGCTCATAGTGAGAGCGCAAGGAACGAACTCGGAGCCCAAGGCAAACTGCACAGATCACTGCAGGAGCCAATTGTGATCCCTCTGTCCCCATAGTCCTCTATTTATACCATTCCTTGTGGATGTTGCCACTGGAGTAGGGCTGTTTATTCTTCCTCCTTGTGACCTGGCTagtactgttt from Buteo buteo chromosome 9, bButBut1.hap1.1, whole genome shotgun sequence encodes the following:
- the LOC142034776 gene encoding keratin, type I cytoskeletal 19-like, producing the protein MSCAVRQVVTACSQGRSSAGSSAAGSGRKVSSASSGRHAAYDLGGVVGNFSGGSLSEGLLGKQLNAGSATGGSFGATQRACSTLGFSSGGICTRSVGGGFTRASAGCGDGILFANNEKATMQNLNDRLASYLDKVRLLEGDNADLECKIREWYAKVGPSCEPRDYSCFHKEIEDLQNQILCAAMETNKILLNIDNNRMTADDFRVKYETECGLRQNVDTDICNLRPVLDQLASCKTDLQLQCEALTEEMCCLKTNHEEEMNCLRKQATGDVSVEVNACPGPDLRKILEDLRCQYETLMERNRKETEQWYACKVEEVNLEVITSSQEIESSNKQVTELRRQLQALEINVQAQLTMKENLESSLAETECRYNKYLAELQNQISCVEQRLAEIRAEMECQNQEYKTLLDVKCRLEQEIQTYHCLLEGGQHDIIGPVGRGAPATSAGRGGGLKASLCQPCLP